One genomic segment of Nerophis lumbriciformis linkage group LG20, RoL_Nlum_v2.1, whole genome shotgun sequence includes these proteins:
- the LOC133619247 gene encoding uncharacterized protein gives MDDYCYAKMATSAKREDERESAPPTENNLKSEDEDVHQMIDNPEEVSPQLGGSSTLKQETPQPPCIKKEEEELCITQEGECLLGREEADYTKFPLSILSVKTEDVEEKPQVDNLLAPLSDSEAEDEVEEPLSSDKDCEGDMRTHTDNKHSECSTKKRGKTCLSCSVCAKSFTKNSQLTQHMRTHTGEKPFNCSICGKSFSHNSHLTRHMRTHTGEKTFKCSVCGTSFSQNSCLTRHVRTHTGEKPCICSVCGKNFSRNSHLTEHMRSHTGEKTFNCSVCCKSFSVKRILTQHMRTHTGLKPFNCSVCGTSFSHNNSLWRHMRTHAGEKTFSCSVCCKRFTHNIDAVKHIRTHKGK, from the coding sequence acgtccatcAGATGATCGataatccagaagaagtttcccctcagttaggggggagctccactttgaagcaggagactccacaaccaccctgcattaaaaaggaagaggaggaactctgcatcactcaggagggagagtgtcttctaggacgagaggaagctgattacaccaagtttccactgagtattctctctgtgaagactgaagatgttgaagagaaaccacaagtagacaacctcttagctccactatcagatagtgaggctgaagacgaggttgaagaacctttgagcagcgataaagactgtgaaggtgatatgaggactcacactgacaacaaacactctgaatgctctacaaagaagagaggtaaaacatgtttgagctgctcagtttgtgctaaaagttttactaaaaatagccaattgactcaacacatgagaacacacacaggtgaaaaaccatttaattgttcaatttgtggcaaaagcttttctcataaTAGCCATTTGACtcggcacatgagaacacacacaggagaaaaaacatttaaatgttcagtttgtggcacaagcttttctcaaaatagctgttTGACTCGAcacgtgagaacacacacaggagaaaaaccatgtatttgttcagtttgtggcaaaaactTTTCTCGAAATAgccatttgactgaacacatgagatcacacacaggagaaaaaacatttaattgttcagtttgttgcaaaagcttttctgttaagagaatattgactcaacacatgagaacacacactggactaAAACCATTTAACTGCTCAGTTTGTGGTACAAGCTTTTCTCATAACAACTCTTTGtggcgacacatgagaacacacgctggagaaaaaacatttagttgttcagtgtgctgtaaaaggttcaCACATAATATAGACGCAGtaaaacacataagaacacacaagggaaaataa